ACCATGCCGTGAATAGGAATATTAGGCCATCAATGAATACCGCCGTTATTGCTGTCATGAGGGCTATCTTAGCGGCCTCGGGACCGGCAATACCCATGTTAATTAGCACCGTCGTGAAGGCAGGAATTACTGAGAAAGCTATGAAGGAATTCTCACCCATACCTGGCGCCATCGCAAATGGTAACCTGGCAAAGAACGCCATGAACAACGTGCCAAAGGCAGCCGCAATAGCCGTTCCAGCAGCAATACCTAACTTAATCGTATAGACCAACGCCTGGTACTGAGCACTCAAAGTATTCGTACCCAACGCATGCATTAAGGCGAGCTCAAAGCCACCACCAACTATTGTGGGGTTTACGAATAATATGTATGCCATTGTTAAGAATGTGGTTACACCGGCCAATACCTCCCTCCTAGGGTTAACCATAGTGACGGTCGGCGGCGTTAATCGATTAATTAATGGCATACTAAGTATTGTTATTATCATTTTCTTTTAAACGTTATCTTTAGTATCTAGCACCGTATTCTGGATAATTATTTAAAGAATTGATTAAACAATTATTAAAACAATAGGGTTAGTATGATTGTATTTTGACTACCTAAATTCGCTACCTTACGATTTAAATACTGCGAAATAGGCGCGAGTATACCCTCATAAGCTCAAGACTCGCCCTAACACCCATTTCAATACCCGATATGTTCAACCCCATTAAGAACCTCTCCACCTCATCCTCCTGACCAATACCTATAAGCGGTACCGAGTACGTAAGTACCCTAGACAATACACCGGGGTCTCCATAGGCCTCTATGAAACGCTTGTAATTACTCATTAACCACCTCAGGTTCAAGTCACGTACATACGGATTCCTAGAGCCAACCGTGAAGAATTGGAGATCCTGTCTCTTAACCTCACCAGATACCAGGAAATCAAGGGATTTCTGATACTCACCCCTATCAGTGATACTTAACATTGCAGCTAAGACCTTGGTCCTATCCTCATCTGTTGTTAATGACCTGTAAAGCCCCCTAAGGGTCTCAAACGGCCTTTCACCAACCACGGCATACGCATTAACAACCGCCTGCCTCATGACAGGGGTTAAGCCCTGGTAATCCTTAATCAAACCCACTATAGACCTTGCGTAATCCTCGTCGATCAATGCACGGCGAGAAAGCACCAACTCCCTAACATCATCCATACCAGAAACCTTCTCAAGCAAACTACCCTGTACCCTAATATACTCAGTAAATACCTCCTTAACTGCTGATGGCTTTATTGAGTATAACGTACCCAATTGGGAGATTATGGTAATCGTCAGTAGGTAATTAACTATATCACTTAATGACCTAACTAAGCCCAAATACTCGTCCAACTTGATCGAGCCCTGAAGCAGGTGGGCATATGCATCATTTATTACACTCCACCTCTCAAAGTGATTAGATGCGTTGCTTAAAGCCCTAGACCAATCACCGTACTTAACCCTATAATAACCGCTACCGTTGACGTTGAGGAACAGGGATGCCGATGAAGCACTGAGCATTAATGAGTCGCGCTCCATGAGTATTGTATTGACAACGCCATTAAGCCTATAGATAATCGGTGTTGGCCAGGTATCGGCCGTATTGCCACCAAGCACGAACCTAGACTGCCTAAGCGTTATCTCCTTACCACTATCCTCAATTGTTATGACTGGGTGGCCCGGCTTATCGACCCAGGCCTTCATGATCCTAGTAACGGGCTTGCCGCTTACCTCCTCAATACTGCTCCATAGGTCATCCTCGGTGGCGTTTGAGTAGGAGTACTTCCTAAGGTAGTTACTAAGGCCTCTCCTGAAATCCTCCTCGCCAACGTAATTCTCAAGCATCCTAAGTAGCGATGCACCCTTACCATAGCTAATGTCATCAAATATCTCGAAGGCCTCCTCCTCACTACTAATGGGTACATGGACAGGGTGGGTACTCATTAAGGAATCCCTGAGCATAGAGCTCGTGGTCTCATCGGCAAGGAATCTATACCAGACACCCCAATCAGGGAAGAGCTTGTCCATTGCCTTGTAGCTCATGAATGTGGCGAAGGACTCATTGAGCCACAGGTCATCCCACCAACGCATTGTGACCAAGTTGCCAAACCACTGATGCGCAATCTCATGCGCCACAACCTCAGCCACACGCCTCCTAGTCAACTCAGTACTGCCCCTACCCACGAGCAGTGCGGTCTCCCTAAACGTTATTGCGCCCCAGTTCTCCATAGCGCCAGCCGCAAATTCCGGGACATGAATCAGATGAAGCTTGGGTAGTGGGTATGGTATGCCGAAGTAATTACTGTAGAATTCAAGCACGCCCTTCGCGACATCAAGCGCGAACCTACCATCCTCAACCCTATCCTTAATTGGCGTGGCGAAGATCACATCAATACTACCGACCCTATCCCTGGACTCAAAGAACCTGCCAATACCCAGGTAAAGCAGGTATGTGGACATCCTAGGGGTCTCCGCAAACTCAAATACCTTCCAGGGGCCATCCCAGTAAACCCTGACCGGTGGCGTGTTGAATATCACGTCATAATCACCATCAACCGAGACCCTAAACCTAAACCTAGCCTTGGCGGCCGGGTGATCAACACAGGGTATGAAGTACCTGGCGCCCGTGGGCTCAAACTGCGTAGTTATTATGTAGCCACCCCCATACGGAGCCCTATAAATACCCAACAACCTATCGCTAACCCTACCCTCAAACAAAACCCTAACAACACCACTAACCGGTCCCCGAACCCTCAACACCTTCCCATCATAGGAATAATCAACGGACCTACCACCAACCTCAACAGACCTAATCCTAAGATCAACAGCATTAAGCATTAAGTCGCCCACGGAATTAACATGAACATCCACAACACCCTCATACAACAAATCCCCAAACCTAAACCTCAAATCAACCACGTACAACTCGATATCGACGTTAAGCGACACACAACACATAAGGTGCACACATTATTAAATATAACGCAAGCCAGATCTAAATACGAAGAAAAATCCCCAGGGCCTATTAACCATCGTTAATACCAACGCCTCCGAAAGCGCCTCTGCCTTACTATCTACAAATAAATAGTATTGTACTTTTAGTAAATTATTTATCCAACATAGAGGCTCTCACGCAATTCTTAGATTTTCACGTTGGTAAGACACCCATGATAGCATTACACGGCATTTAAATATTGAGCCAAGACGAATGCTACAAATTCCCCTCATTGAGTAAGATGTTGTGGATTCACAGCAGTTGAAACTGAGTAAACCGTGGTTAAATACTGAGGAGTATAGGAGAGAGCGCATTTTAGAGACCAGGTACGATACTAAGCTCGCATTGAAATTCCTTGAAGCAGGCCTGTACAGAAATGCCAAAGAGAAAAAAGAATCTGGTGCCGGGGCCGGGATTTGAACCCGGGCCCCCTTGCGGGGACGGACTTAGCAGGCCCGCGCCTTCACCGTGCTCGGCCACCCCGGCGTTTTGTTTACCATGTTTTTGATTTAAAAGTCTTTTCCTGCGAGTTACGGTGCCAATTAGTAAGAGCGAAGGACTTGCATTATTTATTAATTTCAACTTTAAAGTGAGGATACTGCAACTCATTTATGGACAATATTCTCATTCTAAGTATAAGAATAAGGAAGGGAAAAGAAGATTTTAATTTTTCATGTGCTTATACGGTACTATTCTTTTAATTGTTTACTTACATTTTGATTTATAATTATTCTCGTAAGTGACTTATTAGTCCTGTTGAGGTTAGTTCTATGGATGTTTCATGGCTCTTAATGGTTTGAGGATTTGCTGGGGTGTGAAGGTTAGGGGTAAGAAGCGATTAGAATGTGGTGAGACCGTCAATAACCCAGAGATAGTTAGTGAGGTGATGAAACTAATCAATGAGTTCTTAAACCGAATCGAGAAGCATAAAAACGTATTACTAAGCAGTGAGACTACGCCATTTGATTTTGCTATCAATGCCGTAAGTAATTGGTCGTCTAAGGCAATCGTGATTGCTAAGAGTGATGAAATAATTATGGAACTTGAGCTGACAGAGCATAATGTCGGTAGGACAATGATCGAGTTACTGAGTCAAGCTAGGGAGAGGTGGCTGGAAATACATAGGCTGGAACTGGAGGAGTTAATTAGGAAGTTGAGAGGTAATGAGATTTCAATAATCATAACTGGAGAGCCATTTAATAGCAATAAGTCGTTTATAGTGCATTTATATACGATACATTTAGCAATTGAGATAGAGAGGGTGGCTGGGGCTAAGGGGGCAACGATACGCATGTCGCTAACGGGATTTAAGGGTACTCATATTATAACGCCGAAGCTTCTTGATGATGAAAAGCTAAGGGCTATGCAATACGGCTTATTACTAACAGATGGGTCTATCCATGAGGGTGGTTATCCGATAATGAGCACAAGTCAACTTTGGCAAGCTGTCACCTTCACACTTGTGTTTCCAGGTAAGGTCTATGCAGGCATAATAGGTTTAAGTCTCAATGAGGATGACGTGGGAATTATTTGGCGTCTAAGGGCTGTTGATTATAGGGGTATGTTTAAGAGGAAGGCTGAGGTTGCTGAGCGAGTCCTAGAGCTTGGTGATGAGGATTTCATGGGCTTCCTGCTCCTCGCGGTATTGTGTGATGGTGATGTAGATGTTGGGAAGAGGATGATTAGGCTTACCATGGGTGGGTCGAAGCGTGGGTTGTGGGGTGAGGTCATTGAGAGGTTGGTGGGTTATGGATTTAGGGAGGGTGATGGTGGGCGTAGGAAGGCGTATAGGGTTTGGGAGTCGAAGGCTATTGCCGTTGCTCGTAAAATGCTGGGTGACTCGGTGATTAGGTCTATAATAGAGAACCTAAGTGAGTTGCCTGATGCTGAGAAGCTTAGGCGGTTGATTGGGTTGGCTGATATGGAGGTTAGGTCTTTGGGTCGTTCAATGGTTGAGGTGGTTGATGGTGTTTGGATGAGTATTAATGTGTACAGTAGTGGTACTATCCAGCTTAGGGTTGTGCGTAGAGACTACGAGGGTGCGAGGAAAATTTGGGAGAGGTTACGAGGGGTAGGTTATGACGCCAGGTTGAGGAGGTATGGTGAGGTCTTTGTGGTTCGCATAAACATGGGCGAGGTCAAGAGGCATCCAGAGCTTGCTGCCAAGGTATGCGGATTACTGAGGGGAATGCACGAGGAAGTATTGGGTGAGGGAAATACAAGGAGAGTTCAGAGTATAGCTAAGGTGATGGAGAAACTAAGCTGTCAAATAATGTCCCGGTCAGAATTCGAACACATAAGATGGGGTTCCTGTTGACTCTGTGGTTCAACGCCTTGGGCCTGGTTCGACTGTTCTGGCGTTTTCTTGGTCAGTTTTTGTTTGTTTTATGTTTTATGTTGTGGGTTTCGTGATTGTTTTTCTGGAATAAAATTTTAATAATGTCTTATGTCTTGTTTCGTTGATGGTGAGTAGGAGGGTTATCAGGGTCTTGGTAATTGCAATGATAGCGCTTAGTCTCGTGGCTTTGATCGTTCATGCACAAGCTACTGATCAAGCGCAGGTTGAGGCTGCTAGGGCCTTGGCAGCTGGTATTGGTTTTGGACTTGCGGCTCTCGGTGCCGGCATCGGCATCGGCATTGCTGGTGCTGCATCAGTAAGTGCCTTGGTTGAGAGGAGGGAGTTGTTCGCGCTCTACCTAGTATTCGTTGCCCTGGCAGAGGCAATTGCGATTTATGGCCTAGTGGTCCTCTTCATATTGTACTAATCCAGGTCCTAAGAATAATTAGCGTCAAAAATAACCGCTTTTTAATCACGAAGAAATCAATCGCCTAACTAACAATGGGTAGAATCTACTCGTGATCTCCAGGGACTTTATACTCACGTATTCATTAGGACCATGCTCATTACCACCCACTGGACCGAAGTCTATAGTCTCAATACCAAGTGGTGAGAAATACCTGGCATCGCTCGCACCAGCCATCTCCATAACCCTAGCCTCAAGACCAAGCTCACTAAGAACCTCGCTGGCTGTTTTAACGAGTCCTGAGTCACGCGGAGTGTATAGGTAACCCCCACCGCCCTCACTTTCAACCTTAACCTCGATTCCCTGGAAATCCTCCCTCAACACGTCGATCATAGCCTCCTCAATGGCCTTGGCATCGTTAGTCATAGCCCTAACATTTATGATGACCTCATGACAATCACCAACAAGCCTATACACATTAGGAACAGCGGTGACATCGAACACGCTCTGAGCCTTAACCCTAGGCACAAACCTTGTCAACGGCAGTAGAGCCCTAACGAGTCTAGTGAGCCCATCATCAACCTCCTGCTGTGGGCAATCACTGCAGGGCTTAACCACGTCAGCCTCAACCCAGGTAGGCGTGACATTACTCTTAACAAAGCCGCCCCTAAGGCTGACTACGTATGCATTGTTGAGCCATACGTATTGGGAAAGGGCAATGACTGGGTGTATCGACACCGTTTATGAAGTAAGCGGCGTGGTACGGAGGCGTGACCTTATAATCGAGTTGAAACCTAATGGGCTCCCTACGCCCGTTAACCACCGCCTTCTCAACCCTAGACCTGACCCTGGCATTGAATATGGCCCTCCTCCTATTTATGATAACCATCGAGTGTCCATCGGCATTAATCACGTAGTTCGGCCTAAGACCATTACCCAGTAGGTAATCCCTCACGACCCTAGCCCCATTCTCACCACCAACCTCCTCATCAGTTGTGAATGCGACGATAACCGTGCCCCTGTCTATATTTACCAGGTCCTCTAATGCCTTAAGCACGGCGGCTACATTACCCTTATCATCAAGGGCCCCACGCCCATAGGCGAGGTCACCCTCAACCGTTAATTTGAGTGGGTCATACTTCCACTCACTGCGTATGAATGGTACGACGTCTAGGTGAGCAAGCAATAAAACTCGCGGTTCACCAGAACCAATAACACCAACTATACTCTTGTAACCACGACTGACCAACACTCTCGTCCTCATATCAAGCCCATTTAACACGCCCTCGACAAAATCAATGACACTAGGGTCGGGATATTTACCGTTGTCAGGGTCATTCACGGTATCAAAACTTATCAGGGATCGTAATAAATCAATGGCCGAACCTTTACTCATGCTTACGCCCCCAATTCAATACCCTTAGTCTCCTTGTATAGGACAGCCGTTAGTATTATTGGTATTACTATGAGAGGTAATAGCCAATATATTGGTGCAAGCGGCGTGTGTAATGAGGATATGAGGTACGTCACAATGAATGGTGTAAAGCCGCCAAGTACTGCGACCCCAAGGTTATATGAAAAGGCGACTCCTGTATACCTTGATACTGTTGGGAATATCTCGGCAAGTATCTGCGCATAGGCACCATTATACACAGCATGGAGCGTCTCTTCAATTATGTAGAATGCAAGTACGATTAAAAGATTGGATAACGTACTATGAAGAAGTAGAACGGTATTACCAGA
This is a stretch of genomic DNA from Vulcanisaeta moutnovskia 768-28. It encodes these proteins:
- a CDS encoding M1 family metallopeptidase, with protein sequence MSLNVDIELYVVDLRFRFGDLLYEGVVDVHVNSVGDLMLNAVDLRIRSVEVGGRSVDYSYDGKVLRVRGPVSGVVRVLFEGRVSDRLLGIYRAPYGGGYIITTQFEPTGARYFIPCVDHPAAKARFRFRVSVDGDYDVIFNTPPVRVYWDGPWKVFEFAETPRMSTYLLYLGIGRFFESRDRVGSIDVIFATPIKDRVEDGRFALDVAKGVLEFYSNYFGIPYPLPKLHLIHVPEFAAGAMENWGAITFRETALLVGRGSTELTRRRVAEVVAHEIAHQWFGNLVTMRWWDDLWLNESFATFMSYKAMDKLFPDWGVWYRFLADETTSSMLRDSLMSTHPVHVPISSEEEAFEIFDDISYGKGASLLRMLENYVGEEDFRRGLSNYLRKYSYSNATEDDLWSSIEEVSGKPVTRIMKAWVDKPGHPVITIEDSGKEITLRQSRFVLGGNTADTWPTPIIYRLNGVVNTILMERDSLMLSASSASLFLNVNGSGYYRVKYGDWSRALSNASNHFERWSVINDAYAHLLQGSIKLDEYLGLVRSLSDIVNYLLTITIISQLGTLYSIKPSAVKEVFTEYIRVQGSLLEKVSGMDDVRELVLSRRALIDEDYARSIVGLIKDYQGLTPVMRQAVVNAYAVVGERPFETLRGLYRSLTTDEDRTKVLAAMLSITDRGEYQKSLDFLVSGEVKRQDLQFFTVGSRNPYVRDLNLRWLMSNYKRFIEAYGDPGVLSRVLTYSVPLIGIGQEDEVERFLMGLNISGIEMGVRASLELMRVYSRLFRSI
- a CDS encoding V-type H+-transporting ATPase C, which codes for MVSRRVIRVLVIAMIALSLVALIVHAQATDQAQVEAARALAAGIGFGLAALGAGIGIGIAGAASVSALVERRELFALYLVFVALAEAIAIYGLVVLFILY
- a CDS encoding M20/M25/M40 family metallo-hydrolase gives rise to the protein MSIHPVIALSQYVWLNNAYVVSLRGGFVKSNVTPTWVEADVVKPCSDCPQQEVDDGLTRLVRALLPLTRFVPRVKAQSVFDVTAVPNVYRLVGDCHEVIINVRAMTNDAKAIEEAMIDVLREDFQGIEVKVESEGGGGYLYTPRDSGLVKTASEVLSELGLEARVMEMAGASDARYFSPLGIETIDFGPVGGNEHGPNEYVSIKSLEITSRFYPLLVRRLISS
- a CDS encoding M20/M25/M40 family metallo-hydrolase codes for the protein MSKGSAIDLLRSLISFDTVNDPDNGKYPDPSVIDFVEGVLNGLDMRTRVLVSRGYKSIVGVIGSGEPRVLLLAHLDVVPFIRSEWKYDPLKLTVEGDLAYGRGALDDKGNVAAVLKALEDLVNIDRGTVIVAFTTDEEVGGENGARVVRDYLLGNGLRPNYVINADGHSMVIINRRRAIFNARVRSRVEKAVVNGRREPIRFQLDYKVTPPYHAAYFINGVDTPSHCPFPIRMAQQCIRSQP